The following coding sequences lie in one Heliomicrobium undosum genomic window:
- a CDS encoding 5' nucleotidase, NT5C type yields MIKPNQIPLWLSRMLFSAERSLLIGVDICNTIAKINKQLALHFFGTETIPEKYRVMRRWDLPGLGPDFFSSPDGLRIFARAEAYPSAAEVLVDLKNAGHRLFYITARPRESHLVTARWLHTHGFPEAEILFTEEKGTLCAAKGVDLLVEDDPVYVRQAEDRGIPVLVKAHEYNDGVPMLRFCEWENVKRLYRTESQKEAST; encoded by the coding sequence ATGATTAAGCCAAACCAGATTCCTCTTTGGTTGTCGCGAATGCTCTTCTCCGCAGAACGGAGCCTACTGATCGGGGTGGATATCTGCAATACGATCGCCAAGATCAATAAGCAACTGGCACTTCATTTTTTCGGAACGGAGACGATTCCAGAAAAGTATCGGGTCATGCGCCGTTGGGACTTGCCAGGACTAGGACCGGACTTTTTCTCATCTCCTGACGGCCTTAGGATCTTCGCGCGGGCAGAAGCCTATCCGAGTGCGGCGGAGGTGCTTGTGGATCTGAAGAATGCCGGACATAGGCTTTTCTATATCACGGCTCGGCCTCGGGAGAGTCACTTGGTGACAGCCCGGTGGTTACATACCCATGGGTTTCCTGAAGCAGAGATCCTGTTTACGGAAGAAAAGGGGACCCTTTGTGCGGCCAAGGGAGTGGATCTCCTGGTGGAAGATGATCCGGTGTATGTGCGCCAGGCAGAAGATCGAGGAATTCCTGTGTTGGTGAAGGCGCATGAATATAATGATGGAGTACCGATGTTACGTTTTTGCGAATGGGAAAATGTAAAAAGGTTATACCGAACAGAGTCTCAGAAAGAAGCCTCAACATAA
- a CDS encoding helix-turn-helix domain-containing protein, with the protein MGEISINKETFVKANHLRGTQPKDPNTPGARLFHARSAKGLTIRELAVVSDVTEATISNIENNHGRPTLRVLKKLSAVLDVSLAYLGCYDLLPEESIGQRLRKQRLICEINKN; encoded by the coding sequence TTGGGAGAAATCTCTATCAATAAGGAAACGTTCGTAAAGGCCAACCATCTACGAGGAACACAACCGAAGGATCCTAATACGCCAGGCGCGCGTCTGTTTCATGCTCGTTCAGCTAAGGGATTGACGATTCGTGAGCTAGCTGTGGTATCGGATGTAACGGAGGCCACAATTAGCAACATTGAAAACAATCATGGTCGGCCAACACTTCGGGTACTGAAAAAACTGTCTGCTGTACTTGATGTTTCGCTCGCTTACCTCGGATGCTATGATTTGCTACCCGAAGAGTCGATTGGCCAACGGCTTAGGAAGCAAAGACTAATCTGCGAAATCAACAAAAATTAG
- a CDS encoding energy-coupling factor ABC transporter permease, whose amino-acid sequence MHMADALISPVVGGTLWAAAAGAAAYSIKKVQHNVDEKIIPMMGVMGAFVFAAQMINFSIPGTGSSGHLGGGMLLSILLGPYAGFLTMASILLIQALFFADGGLLAYGCNLFNLGVYTCFVAYPLIYKSIIKKGLTANRILVASLVSAIIGLQLGAFSVVMETLLSGKTELPFNAFLLLMQPIHLAIGVVEGLVTAAVVTFVWKSRPEILEQVVAGRAFGDISFRKVLQGLAISAVMVGGLLSWFASTNPDGLEWSMEKAAGTEELEASGGLYDVFAGLQKKTAILPDYDFKSEESSLSVTAAGEAGTATATATDEAQTAETSSSGTPAPQAAESAWPNVSAGTSVSGIVGGLLTLALAALIGFLIRLTKRQQQKVNL is encoded by the coding sequence ATGCATATGGCCGACGCGCTCATCTCTCCTGTTGTGGGAGGGACCCTGTGGGCTGCTGCCGCTGGAGCGGCGGCCTACTCGATAAAAAAAGTCCAGCACAATGTCGATGAAAAGATCATCCCCATGATGGGGGTGATGGGCGCCTTCGTCTTTGCTGCCCAGATGATCAACTTTTCGATCCCCGGCACCGGGTCGAGCGGCCATCTCGGCGGCGGGATGCTGCTTTCGATTCTGTTGGGACCCTACGCCGGTTTCTTGACGATGGCCTCTATTTTATTGATCCAGGCGCTGTTTTTTGCCGACGGCGGGTTGCTTGCCTATGGTTGCAACCTTTTCAATCTCGGCGTCTACACCTGTTTTGTGGCCTATCCGTTGATCTATAAAAGCATCATAAAAAAAGGCCTGACGGCGAACCGTATCCTCGTGGCGTCGCTTGTCTCGGCCATCATTGGTCTCCAACTGGGCGCTTTCAGCGTGGTCATGGAGACGCTCTTATCGGGCAAGACAGAACTGCCTTTTAACGCCTTCTTGTTGTTGATGCAGCCGATCCACCTGGCCATCGGCGTGGTGGAAGGGCTGGTGACGGCCGCTGTTGTCACTTTCGTCTGGAAAAGCCGTCCGGAGATCCTGGAACAGGTCGTCGCCGGTCGCGCTTTTGGCGATATTTCCTTCCGCAAGGTCTTACAGGGGTTGGCGATTTCCGCCGTGATGGTGGGCGGCCTGCTGTCCTGGTTTGCCTCGACGAACCCAGACGGGCTGGAATGGTCAATGGAAAAGGCGGCCGGCACGGAGGAACTGGAAGCTTCCGGCGGTCTGTATGATGTCTTCGCCGGTCTTCAGAAGAAGACTGCCATACTGCCTGATTACGACTTCAAATCCGAAGAAAGTTCTCTGTCTGTTACTGCGGCTGGCGAAGCAGGAACAGCCACAGCCACAGCCACAGACGAAGCGCAAACAGCCGAAACATCATCATCCGGCACACCGGCCCCGCAAGCGGCAGAATCCGCCTGGCCGAATGTCAGCGCAGGCACAAGCGTGTCCGGCATCGTCGGCGGATTGCTGACACTGGCCCTAGCCGCTTTAATCGGATTCCTGATCCGCCTGACCAAGCGACAGCAACAAAAGGTGAACCTGTAA